One Jeotgalicoccus saudimassiliensis DNA window includes the following coding sequences:
- a CDS encoding DEAD/DEAH box helicase family protein: protein MKIILIFGPQAVGKMTIGEKVGSAFNLPLLHNHVTLDAIWPYIGWNKDTFRLSDQIRMGIFEHIAEDESHAGIIFTFVWAFDMQEDRDYINTVKNIFKKDSHDIYFVELAADLDERIRRNTTEYRLKKKPSKRNVEFSHAELTSSAEKHRLNSYDNEIQEDKYLKLDVTSLSVKESSEKIIGWINNN from the coding sequence ATGAAGATTATATTGATATTTGGTCCGCAGGCTGTGGGTAAGATGACTATAGGAGAAAAAGTTGGTTCAGCGTTTAATCTGCCGCTGCTGCACAATCATGTCACGCTGGATGCGATATGGCCGTATATCGGCTGGAATAAGGATACGTTTAGATTATCTGATCAAATCCGTATGGGTATTTTTGAACATATTGCCGAAGATGAGTCACATGCAGGAATAATTTTTACCTTTGTTTGGGCGTTTGATATGCAGGAAGACAGGGATTACATCAATACAGTTAAAAACATCTTTAAGAAAGACTCACATGACATTTACTTCGTGGAACTGGCAGCTGATTTGGATGAGAGAATCAGACGGAACACGACTGAGTACAGGCTGAAGAAGAAGCCTTCGAAACGGAATGTGGAGTTCTCACATGCAGAACTGACGAGTTCGGCTGAGAAGCACAGACTGAATTCATACGACAATGAAATTCAGGAAGATAAATATCTCAAGCTGGATGTGACATCGTTAAGCGTTAAAGAGTCGAGTGAGAAAATAATTGGTTGGATTAATAACAACTAG
- a CDS encoding SDR family NAD(P)-dependent oxidoreductase, whose product MKENILAITGPTSGIGRATVMELTDKCDRMVLLVRNLNKGEELKNEIAAQSDVKVDLIHCDLSDLSSIEKAAAEMKDKYDSINHLILNAGVVSLTRQETKDGFEMMMGTNYIGHFYLTHLLIPLVLNSEVKQIVVVSSDGYKFSPITAPYFKRKKFNPVTNYGKSKLGTLYLMQALYDSYQDQGLKTTAVHPGAVSTNLGKTPENERIGNIVYKMLDPFFLSPIEGSTSTVKAVEAPERYNGKYMHNGNIVKIKKHGNDIDARTSLISATLDVLNLTHL is encoded by the coding sequence ATGAAGGAAAATATACTGGCAATTACAGGCCCGACTTCCGGCATCGGAAGAGCAACAGTAATGGAATTAACGGATAAGTGCGACCGGATGGTGTTGCTTGTCCGTAATTTAAATAAAGGCGAAGAATTAAAAAATGAAATAGCAGCTCAATCTGATGTTAAAGTGGATTTAATTCACTGTGACTTAAGCGATTTGTCTTCAATAGAAAAAGCAGCGGCTGAAATGAAAGATAAGTATGATTCCATCAATCACCTGATTTTGAATGCAGGAGTCGTTTCGTTAACAAGACAGGAAACAAAAGACGGATTTGAAATGATGATGGGAACAAACTACATCGGTCATTTCTATCTGACACATCTGCTCATCCCGCTTGTACTTAACAGTGAAGTAAAACAGATTGTCGTCGTATCATCGGATGGATATAAGTTCTCGCCGATTACCGCACCGTACTTTAAACGGAAGAAATTCAATCCGGTTACGAATTACGGTAAATCAAAACTTGGAACGCTGTATCTGATGCAGGCACTTTATGATTCATATCAGGACCAGGGCTTAAAAACGACCGCGGTTCATCCCGGTGCTGTATCGACTAACTTAGGTAAAACACCTGAAAATGAACGCATTGGCAATATAGTTTATAAAATGCTTGATCCATTTTTCCTGTCACCAATAGAAGGCAGCACCTCAACAGTAAAAGCTGTGGAAGCCCCTGAAAGGTATAATGGTAAATATATGCATAACGGAAACATCGTCAAAATTAAAAAACACGGTAATGATATAGATGCACGTACCTCTCTAATATCAGCAACACTTGATGTGCTGAATTTAACTCATCTGTAA